A window from Anoplolepis gracilipes chromosome 15, ASM4749672v1, whole genome shotgun sequence encodes these proteins:
- the LOC140673938 gene encoding uncharacterized protein: MDKEKEVKFLGKKQTKRNIQKQVHELLNELNWNETKSTTHSVIDSHLELNLNIDEDLGFSLNFRNNETKSSMSHSIIDSHLELGSDQDLDFEIFPELYITEKHDFSENETLSDDFLNKLRNWALTHNITLSALDELLSLLRQFHYDISVPLSGRSLLYTPKTTNSIDLQSGKFTYFGMRKQLYLLLKEESCSKIIDLDFNIDGLPLFKSNNIVVWPILCRSLSLTSLNKPFIVGLFTGKGKPEPLDCYLQDLIHELNDDILKNSIEIDHKLFQIRIRSLICDAPARAFLKCCVGHNSRHGCEKCDIEGKYINKMIFPCKSGQLRTKETFTKQVQEEHHKGRSPLLNLNLDLVNQFPLDPMHLVYLGIMKKLLILWVSKGKPSFKLSGKAINNLSDRLILLSSYIVHEFPRKCRAISDLNRWKANEFRLFLLYVGPVSLINILPKQLYNHFLMFHVGITILCNDNHIFEHIDFAKEVLYNFVKYFEKSYGKEEVTYNLHSLIHLVTDVRNLGNLNTINCFPFENYLGKLKKLVRSSANPHAQLCRRISELFNYSKTELPITKLEPKQKHFEGPTLRDKTDLILQYKKLKTPTCVLTIFSPDNCVSIQGDIIVQIVNILCLKD, encoded by the coding sequence atggataaagaaaaagaagttaAATTTCTTGGCAAAAAACAAACTAAAAGGAATATACAAAAACAAGTACATGAGTTATTAAATGAACTCAATTGGAATGAAACAAAATCGACAACACATTCAGTCATTGACTCACACTTAGAACTAAACTTAAATATAGATGAAGATTTAggttttagtttaaattttagaaataatgagacaaaatCATCAATGTCACATTCAATCATTGATTCGCATTTAGAACTAGGTTCAGATCAAGAtttagattttgaaatatttccagAATTATATATCACTGAAAAACATGATTTTTCAGAAAACGAAACATTATCTGATgattttctgaataaattgAGAAACTGGGCCCTAacacataatattacattatcagCATTAGATGAATTATTGTCATTACTAAGACAATTTCATTATGATATATCTGTACCATTATCTGGAAGGTCTTTGTTATACACTCCAAAAACTACAAATTCAATTGATTTGCAAAGtggaaaatttacttattttggtATGCGTAAGCAGTTATATCTCCTATTAAAGGAAGAATCATgctcaaaaattattgatttagattttaatattgatgggTTACCCTTGTTTAAAAGTAACAACATAGTTGTCTGGCCAATTCTTTGTAGATCATTAAGTTTAACTTCATTAAATAAACCATTTATTGTAGGTTTATTTACTGGCAAAGGAAAGCCAGAACCTCTTGATTGTTATTTACAAGATCTAATACACGAGCTTAATgatgatatattaaagaatagtattgaaatagatcataaattatttcaaattagaatCAGGTCTCTGATATGTGATGCTCCTGCACGAGCTTTTCTAAAATGTTGTGTAGGTCATAATTCTAGGCATGGGTGTGAAAAATGCGATATTGAAGggaaatacattaataaaatgatttttccaTGTAAAAGTGGACAACTTAGAACAAAAGAAACTTTTACTAAACAAGTACAAGAGGAACATCATAAAGGAAGGTCTccattattgaatttaaactTAGATTTAGTGAATCAATTTCCATTAGATCCCATGCATTTGGTATATTTAGGTATAATGAAAAAGTTGTTAATATTATGGGTATCAAAGGGAAAAccttcatttaaattatctggaaaagctattaataatttatcagatagattaattttgttgtctTCTTATATAGTACATGAATTTCCTAGAAAATGTAGAGCTATATCGGACTTAAATCGTTGGAAAGCAAATGAGTTTAGATTATTCTTGTTATACGTGGGTCcagtttctttaataaatattttgcctaAACAActttacaatcattttttaatgtttcatgTTGGTATTACAATTCTGTGTAacgataatcatatttttgaacatattGACTTTGCAAAAGaagttttgtataattttgtaaagtattttgaaaaatcctATGGGAAAGAAGAAGTGACATATAATCTTCACAGTTTAATTCATTTAGTAACAGATGTAAGGAATCTTGGTAATTTAAACACAATTAATTGTTTTccctttgaaaattatttgggaaaattaaaaaaacttgtaagATCATCTGCAAATCCTCATGCACAACTTTGTAGACGTATatctgaattatttaattattcaaagacTGAATTACCAATAACTAAATTAGAACCTAagcaaaaacattttgaagGACCTACACTTAGAGATAAAACTGACTTGATTTTACAATACAAGAAATTGAAAACACCGACATGCGTTTTGACGATTTTTTCACCTGACAATTGTGTTTCAATACAAGGAGATATTATTGTTCAGATTGTAAATATTCTGTGtttgaaagattaa